GCCGTCGACGGCCTGCTGTGCCAGCGTTGCGGAGGAATCGAAGACAAGCTTCACCGTGACGCCCTCGTGTGCTTCCTCGAAGTCGCGCGCCAACTCCGTGAACGTCTCGGTGAGCGAGGCTGCCGCCAGAACGTGCAGGGTCCGGGTCTCCTCAGAGCCTCCGCATCCCGAGAGTGGCAGCAGGGCGAGCAGGGCAGCTGCGGCGACGCACTTCTTCATCGCGGGCACTTCCGATCTCAGGCGATCTCGACGACGACGTTCGTCGACTTGACCGACGCCGTGGCTCGTACGCCGGGCGCGAGCCCCAACTCGTCGGCCGCCTCGGCGCTCATCAGCGAGACCATCCGGTAGGGCCCGCAGATCAGATCGACCTGGGCCATCACGCCGTCCCTCTGGACCCGGGTAACCAGGCCGGTGAGTCGGTTGCGGGCGCTGACCGTGTGTGCGCGCTCGTCGGCTTCGGGGTTGACGGCTTGGGCTTGGGCCAGGGCCGCCAACTCTGCGCCTTCGACGGTGGTCGGGCTGGTGTCTGGTGACGGGGTCAGGCGGCCCGCCTCGATCCAGCGACGGATCGTGTCGTCGCTGACTCCCAACAAGAGTGCCGCTTCCGCGATTCGGTACGAAGCCATCTGTTCATTGAACCGCATCTGCGGTGAAATCAGCAAGGATCAACCGCAAGTGCGTAACGGAGCGAAGGATGGGGATGGCCCGACGCCCCTGCGCGACTGGGTCGATGGGAGGATCTGCAGCGTGAGTGAGCCCACCGGACGACCCGGCCGCTATCAGCGTTCGGCAGGCGGTCTGCTGAGTGCGATGCTGATCCTGCTGCTCGTGCTGGCGGCGTACGTCGGTTTCCGGGCGCTGGTGCGCAACGATCTCGCGGTCAACCCCGAGAAGATCGACTATCTCGAGATTGTCCGGTACGCCCAGGAGTCCGGGGTCGACGTCGTCTATCCCAGCCGGCTGCCGGAGGACTGGATCGCGACGGAGGCGCGGGTGATCCCGGGCAAGGTGATGGAGTGGCGGATCAACCTGCTCACCGAGCGCGAGGACTTCGTGGGCATTCGGCAACAGGGCCTGGGGCTGAAGAGGATGCTGGCCAGCCACGTCGACGAGGCTCCCGTCGAAGGGAATGCGGTCACGGCCTCGGATGGTCGGGAATGGCGCGTCTTCACCGACACGGGCGGCGACACCGCACTGGCGAGCCGCGAAGGAGACGAATGGCTCCTGGTCTATGGCCCGGCCAAGCTCGATCAGCTGGTCGAAGTCGCCGGTCTACTCGTCGACGACCGCATCCGCGGCTGAGACCGTCTTGGCCAGGCGCTCGCGCGCGCCGTCGAGCCAGGACTGACAGGCATCGGCGAGCTTCTCTCCGCGCTCCCAAAGCGCGAGTGACTCCTCCAGCGTGGTGCCGCCGGCCTCGAGTTGGCGTACGACTGCCACCAACTCCTCGCGCGCCTGCTCATAGTCGGCGGGGATCGGGGCGTCAGCCATTGCTGCCTCCTGATGCGTCGTCGGGGTCGAGGGTCGTGACGGTGGCACCCAGGCGACCGTCCGACAGCCGGATGCTCACGGTGTCGTCGACGGCCAGGTCGCGCACGCAGGTGAGTACGCCACCGTCGGCCGTCTGGACGACGGCGTAACCGCGCTTGAGAGTTTGGAGTGGACTCAGCGCCCTGGCCCGCGCGCGTTGGTGCTCGAGATCATCGACCGCGCGGTCGAGCCGATGTCCCACTTGCCGCCTCGC
This DNA window, taken from Nocardioides sp., encodes the following:
- a CDS encoding TOBE domain-containing protein is translated as MASYRIAEAALLLGVSDDTIRRWIEAGRLTPSPDTSPTTVEGAELAALAQAQAVNPEADERAHTVSARNRLTGLVTRVQRDGVMAQVDLICGPYRMVSLMSAEAADELGLAPGVRATASVKSTNVVVEIA
- a CDS encoding DUF4245 family protein, whose protein sequence is MSEPTGRPGRYQRSAGGLLSAMLILLLVLAAYVGFRALVRNDLAVNPEKIDYLEIVRYAQESGVDVVYPSRLPEDWIATEARVIPGKVMEWRINLLTEREDFVGIRQQGLGLKRMLASHVDEAPVEGNAVTASDGREWRVFTDTGGDTALASREGDEWLLVYGPAKLDQLVEVAGLLVDDRIRG
- a CDS encoding exodeoxyribonuclease VII small subunit, whose amino-acid sequence is MADAPIPADYEQAREELVAVVRQLEAGGTTLEESLALWERGEKLADACQSWLDGARERLAKTVSAADAVVDE